The genomic segment ATCCGAAAGGCATAACCATTGATGCATCCGGTAATCTGTATGTTGCTGATATGATGAATAGAAAAATCAGAAAAATCACCCCTGCTGGTATGGTCACAACATTGGCAGGAAATACTAAACTAATGGGCTCTACCGATGGTCAGGGGGCTACGGTTTCTTTTTCTGAACCACAAGGTATAGCTGTTGATGCTTCAGGTAACGTTTTTATGACGGATGCTTCAATTCACAAAGTCAGAAAAATCACTCCTACAGGTGTCGTGAGTACTTTTGCAGGTTCAGGTAATATGGGCAGTGCAGATGGTGCAGGGACTTCTGCTTCTTTTAATAACCCAAGGAATATTACAATTGACGCCTCAGGAAATCTTTATATAGCTGATTTAGGGAATAATAAAATCAGGAAAATAACGCCTTCAGGTGTGGTATCAACCTATGCAGGTACAGGGATTTCCGGTGACGCAGATCTTGGGATTGCATCAGCAACATTTAAGGCAGTCGGTGGACTATTATTTGATGCTTCTGGTGTCATGTATATCGGAGATGCAAGAAAAGTCAGAAGAGTTGTAAAGTTGACGCCTCAGACTATTTCAGGTCATATCAATATAAGCAAAGTTGCGACAACGGCTCCATTTAATTTAACTGCGACAGCCAGTTCAGGATTGGACATAACTTACACTTCATCGAATCCTTCAGTCGCAACTGTTGCAGGAAACACAGTAACGATAGTGGGGGTAGGCAGTACTATTATTACAGCATCACAATTAGGAAGCAATACATATGAAGAGGCTGCAACTGTTACTGCTACGCTTACTGTAACCAAAGCTTCACAAACTATTTCTGGTTTGACAGATATGACGAAATTAAGCAACGTAAACTCCTTCGAATTAAGTGCCGTATCAAGTTCGGGACTTCCTGTGAGTTATACATCTTCGAATCTTTCGGTTGCCAGTATCTCGGGTTCCAAAGTAATCATATGGGGCATTGGTACCGCTGTGATTACAGCTTCTCAAGGAGGTAATGATATTTACCTGCCTGCTGCGAACATCTCTGCAAACCTGACTATTAAAGCAAGTGGCCTTTCTCAGGAAATCTCAGGATTGAATCAAATGGACAAACTTACTACCGACCTTCCATTTGATCTCACAGCGACAGCTAGTTCAGGATTGCCTTTAACTTATACCTCTTCCAATCCTGCGGTTGCAATCATTTCAGGGAATAAAGTAACAATAGTCGGAGTTGGAAGAACCAGAATCACTGCTACACAGACAGGTAATGAAACTTTTACTTCAGTAAGCACCAGTGCAGAACTTTTTGTAACTAAAGTTGCGCAAAGTATATCTGGCCTTTCCAATATTAATAAGACTACTATCGAAGCGCCATTTTCTTTAAGTGCGACAGCAAGTTCAGGATTGGCCGTAAACTATACCTCCTCAGATACGAGGGTTGCAACCATTTCAGGAAGTACAGTAACAATTGTGGGAGCAGGGTCAGTATCGATCACAGCCTCTCAGGCAGGAAATGGTACTTATAACGCCGCAGCTAATGTTATTGCCTACTTAAATGTAAATAAGGCCACTCAAACCATTTCCGGGCTTTCAAATTTAGATAAAATGCTTACGGACGCTTCGTTCAGTCTTAATGCAACAGCTAGCTCTGGATTACCTGTAACCTATGGTTTATCTAATACTTCGGTTGCAAGGATCTCCGGAAATGTGATAACTATCATTGGGCCGGGTACGGTAACGATTACGGCATCACAAGCAGGCAATAGTATCTATGAAGCCGCCTGGACAGTTTCAGCGGTATTAACAGTTGGAGGTGGCGGTGCAAATACTACTCAAATACTTTCGTATTTGTATGATATGAATAGACTTACTACAACGCCACCATTTGCTCTCGATGTGACAGCGACTTCAGGGTTACCAGTAAGTTTTGTATCTTCCAATTCGGCGGTAGCAACTATTTCCGGAAATATTTTAACGATAGTAGGGGCAGGAACTACAACAATAACTGCTTCACAAGCGGGTAACGATAAATATATGCCTGCTCCAAGTCAAACAGCAACATTAACAGTTACTAAGGCAAAACAATATATCGAAGGAACCTTGTATTATCCTAAAGTTGCTTCTGATGCTCCGTTTACACTGGATGCTGTAGCTACTTCAGGTTTACCTCTTACCTTTACCGCTATACATCCGTCTGTGGCTAGTGTATCAGGAAATACAGTAACTATTTTAAAAGCAGGGGGAGCGTTGTTTGAAGTTACACAAGAGGGTAATGGAATATATGAACCTGCGAGGAATGAGATCTATGTATACACAACCAAAGCAACCCAGACTATATCTGGATTATCGAACATGAACAAAGGAATTTCAGATGCCCCGTTTACCCTTACAGGAAAATCAAGTTCTGGATTACCACTTACATATTCAATATCCGATCCCTATGTGGCATCAGTCTCAGGAAATACTATAACCATTCACGGCGCCGGCGAGGTTATCATAACAGCATCTCAGAGCGGTAATGATACCTATAAAGCAGCAAGCGAAGTATCCGTGATATTAAAGATTGCAAAAGGCACTCAAACTATTACCGGACTTGCCAATATGACTAAAAGTT from the Sporocytophaga myxococcoides genome contains:
- a CDS encoding NHL repeat-containing protein, encoding MRVKFLLFLFVITGLNLVKAQTVRTFAGSGVDGTADGVSIAASFGNYISGLAKDAAGNIYVVDYYNHKIRKITPAGIVTTLAGSGSLGSADGMGIAASFNFPTGIVLDAAGNIYITDSGNHKIRKITPGGVVSTFAGSGDWRPLGDDGLGTSASFDNPKGITIDASGNLYVADMMNRKIRKITPAGMVTTLAGNTKLMGSTDGQGATVSFSEPQGIAVDASGNVFMTDASIHKVRKITPTGVVSTFAGSGNMGSADGAGTSASFNNPRNITIDASGNLYIADLGNNKIRKITPSGVVSTYAGTGISGDADLGIASATFKAVGGLLFDASGVMYIGDARKVRRVVKLTPQTISGHINISKVATTAPFNLTATASSGLDITYTSSNPSVATVAGNTVTIVGVGSTIITASQLGSNTYEEAATVTATLTVTKASQTISGLTDMTKLSNVNSFELSAVSSSGLPVSYTSSNLSVASISGSKVIIWGIGTAVITASQGGNDIYLPAANISANLTIKASGLSQEISGLNQMDKLTTDLPFDLTATASSGLPLTYTSSNPAVAIISGNKVTIVGVGRTRITATQTGNETFTSVSTSAELFVTKVAQSISGLSNINKTTIEAPFSLSATASSGLAVNYTSSDTRVATISGSTVTIVGAGSVSITASQAGNGTYNAAANVIAYLNVNKATQTISGLSNLDKMLTDASFSLNATASSGLPVTYGLSNTSVARISGNVITIIGPGTVTITASQAGNSIYEAAWTVSAVLTVGGGGANTTQILSYLYDMNRLTTTPPFALDVTATSGLPVSFVSSNSAVATISGNILTIVGAGTTTITASQAGNDKYMPAPSQTATLTVTKAKQYIEGTLYYPKVASDAPFTLDAVATSGLPLTFTAIHPSVASVSGNTVTILKAGGALFEVTQEGNGIYEPARNEIYVYTTKATQTISGLSNMNKGISDAPFTLTGKSSSGLPLTYSISDPYVASVSGNTITIHGAGEVIITASQSGNDTYKAASEVSVILKIAKGTQTITGLANMTKSLSEERFDLNAKSSSGLDVQYTSSNPSVATIYGNTVTIKGVGSTTISANQDGRHWYYGYMYHEAPTVTATLTVTKGSQSISWLANMNRLITDASFFSLYAEASSGLEVTYTSSNPAVAIIEENVVYVTGPGTAIITASQAGNGMYNAATSVSKTLTVSKIAQSITGLADINKIATDAPFSLNAKSSSGLAVTYTSSNPSVATVSGNNITIVGVGITVITASQVGNSSYLPAESVKVNLTVGKAFQSISGLADINKIATDLPFSLNAEASSGLAVSYASSNPSVATIVGNKVTIVGAGTTVITASQTGNDIYPAAASISATLTVKKASQSLSGITDINKVSTDLPFGLNAKASSSLGVTYTSSSPSVATISGNTVTIKGAGTTIITVSQAGNGIYEAAPSINITMTVEAVTSLNDDIKDTRNVNVFDNGNSAIVIEGEVENINVFDGSGKLIYSGASKQISVSQHGLYVVKIHNKADLLIKKVIIR